The Perca fluviatilis chromosome 18, GENO_Pfluv_1.0, whole genome shotgun sequence genomic interval cctaatctaCTACATATTCATAGATGTGTTggtgcattatgtcggcaggataatttaaaaggcaacgtctgtcctatttctgataccgtggcggcacAAATTCTGCCAtggcgggccgccactacaaaatcaacatagaggaaacactgtgctgCACGTTGACATGCTTTTGAATGTTCTCCTGCAGGCCAAAGACGCTCTGGAGAACGGAGAGGTGCCGGTCGGATGTCTGATGGTCTACGACGACCAAGTCGTGGGCAAGGGGCGGAACGAAGTCAACGAGaccaaaaatgtatgaaaaaaaaaaaattgaagcgTGTCCTGTCTTCGGTTGAAGACAGGACAGTTTGTCAGTTTACTAAACATGCAGATCAGCGCAGAATAACATCGAATAACATTTCTGTTGTTTGTTGGTTCGTCATTTTAGGCAAAACGCAAGCCGTTAAAGGCACCAAAAAACTTCCACAATAACTTCATATTTCACTACCAATTTCTACATAGTAGACATTTTATCCAGCAAATACATTCATTGTTAAAACCTAAAGAAAAATGTACAGGGAGTTTGGCATTATCTTCATCCAGCTCAAAGTTATAAGCTATGTTCCTCTGTGTtcaattgtgtgtgtctgtgtgtgtgtgtgtgtgtgtgtgtgtgtgtgtgtgtgtgtgtgtgtgtgtgtgtgtgtgtgtgtgtgtattaggcTACTCGCCACGCTGAGATGGTGGCCCTGGATCAGCTCCGGGACTGGTGTCGCCACGGCAACCTGGATGCGAGCAGCGTGTGCGAGCGAACGGCCCTGTACGTCACCGTGGAGCCATGCATCATGTGTGCTGCAGCCCTGCGCCTGCTCAGTATCCTCCcccaacctgtgtgtgtgtgtgtgtgtgtgtgtgtgtgtgtgtgtgtgtgtgtgtgtgtgtgtgtgcgtgtgcgtgtgcgtgtgtgttagcTGTTGTTCCTTCACCAGCTGTCAGACATCCCGGTGGTGGTGTACGGCTGCAGGAACGAGCGGTTTGGAGGCTGCGGCTCCGTTCTGGACGTTTCCTCTGCAGACTTACCTCAGACCGGGACCACGTtcaaggtgtgtgtctgtgtctgtgtctgtgtctgtgtctgtgtctgtgtgtgtgtgtgtgtgtgtgtgtgtgtgtgtgtgtgtgtgtgtgtgtgtttgtccctggTGTCTTGTCTGGTTTGTTTAGCTGCCATTtttgatttgtgtgtttgttgatgTCTGTGGAAAACCTTCACAGAAGAGTGGAGGCCAGTTAAAGCAGCAGATGTTCAACTATCACATTTGGGTGTCTACATACTTTtggcctcattgtgtgtgtgtgtgtgtgtgtgtgtgtgtgtgtgtgtgtgtgtgtgtgtgtgtgtgtgtgtgtgtgtgtgtgcgtgtgtgcgtgtgcgtgtgcgtgtgtgcgtagTGTGTTTCAGGTCACAGAGCAGAAGAAGCTGTCGAGATGCTGAAGACGTTCTACAAACAGGAGAATCCAAACGGTGATCAGAAACTCCATTGAATCTCTTTTTATAaatttgctattttttttttctcctttcctcttttATCAATTATATCCCGTCTCTCctcatctttttttctcctcttctcttacACTTTATAACTTTTGATTCtcatttgtgactttttttcttacttGACTGTTATGTGACTTTTCTCTCCTTGTTAATCGCACCTCTTTTCATCCTTTCTACTTCATATCTTTACtattatcttctttttttcactgcATTGCTTATATTAactgttctttgttttctttgaatcatttctttctttctgttttcccTCTCTCTAACAGTACTGTGCTTTCTATCTCTTTCAGCCCCGAAACCTAAAACGAGGAAGGACTGACTTTCCTCTGAGTTTCCCGGGGGGAAAAACTCAGTTgaatattagtttttttatatTGCTTGTATTTACCTGACTACTACAACCTTTTGGTtatttttgtaatggaataaatGACATTGGAAATAAGTGAATGTGTGTTTCATACAGACTTCCTCAAAACAATAGTTGCTTTTCCAGCAGTGTGCCAGCAGGGAGCGCAGTAAACCAGCTAACTTCTCTCGgctacactttacttgaaggtatctacataagagtgacatgacactgtcatgaacgtgtcataaacgctatgacataacgcttctgtcagtaagtgtcatttgttttttgtcatgacgggttagggttcatgtgttcatgacagtgtcatgtcacccttatgtagataccttcaagtgttaCCCTTCTCTAaggaaaagacatttaaaaaattaaaacttcTGTCACTTTCGAGCGATAAACCTCCAAAACATCTGCTGTTCATGAACTACAACTGTGTCATCTTGAACTACAACTCTGTCATCTTGAACTACAACTGTGTCATCTTGAACTACAACTGTGTCATCTTGAACTACAACTGTGTCATCTTGAACTACAACTCTGTCATCTTGAACTACAACTGTGTCATCTTGAACTACAACTGTGTCATCTTGAACTACAACTGCCATCTTGAACTACAACTCTGTCATCTTAAACTACAACTCTGTCATCTTGAattacagctctgtgtcatcttgaACTACAACTCTGTCATTTTGAACTACAACTGTGTCATCTTGAACTACAACTGCCATCTTGAACTACAACTGCCATCTTTAACTACAACTCTGTGTCATCTTAAACTACAACTCTGTCATCTTAAACTACAACTCTGTGTCATCTTGAACTACAACTCTGTCATCTTGAACTACAACTGTGTCATCTTGAACTACAACTCACATCTTGTACTACAACTCTGTGTCATCTTGTGTATAAGTCTGTACTTTCATCACCTCGTAGAAAAGCTGCAATCAAAACAAAGTTATGAAAATTATCAACATGACTAATCTGTGTGTTTAACATGATGAATGCAACATTGTATTGAATCTCATGCTGTTGAAGCCTTTTGCTTGTCAGCCAAGTTTAACTGTTGACTGTTCATCACcacacatttcacatttaaataCACCACTTCCTGTCTCATTTTTCTGAGAacgaaactgtgtgtgtgtgtgtgtgtgtgtgtgtgtgtgtgtgtgtgtgtgtgtgtgtgtgtgtgtgtgtgtgtgtagcagcgcTTCTCAACAGGAGTGACCTTCACAACTGCTCATATAACCCACACACACGCTGACACAATTCAGACTCTCTGTCCTTTCACTtcctctcagacacacacacacatactgtggtgaatagcagagtgtgtgtgtgtgtgtgtgtgtgtgtgtgtgtgtgttcacagtgTCTGCAGCTAGGAGGGTTTGAAATAACTGCATGTGTGTAAATGCTtgcagagagtgtgtgtgtgtgtgtgcggagtGTCGGAGAAAGTGTGCTGAGTGAGTGCGTGGGTAcatctgtggtgtgtgtgtgcgtgcacgtgtgtgtgtggtgtgtgtgtgtgtgtgtgtgtgtgtgtgtgtgtgtgtgtgtgtgttttcagatgTCCTGCTGTTTTTTCCAACAAAGCCAAGAAGACTTTTTTGAAACTCTTTCtcactttgtctttttttaggtAAACagcctttctcttttcttcagtCCTGCTTTTAGTGGCTGGCaacttccttcctttcttccttccttcctcccttcaccacttccttccttcctgcttccttccttccttccttatgTTCTTCATTCTTTGTTCTGTGCTTCTTGCCTTCCTCCATCTTTTTATCTTTACCTCACCTTTTACTTTCCTTCTTTCAGAGGACTATCCTATCGTTGTTTGTGTTACAGTTTCCCTCCTTCATTACTTTCATTACTTCCCttttttcttcccttctttGATCTTTACTTGGTTGATTTATTTTACCCATTTTCTACTTTCTTTgtcttcctttcctcttttctttccatCTTTTAGTGGCTTCTTGCGGTCTTGTGTTTGTATTCTTTTACATCTTCCCTCTCTTCTTCCCTTCTTTCCTGCTTATTTCCTGCCTTCCTCCAGTGTTGATTTCAGATcccctttcttccttccttccttccttccttcgaTTTTTCTTATACATCCCGCACTCCTCCCTTTCTGGATCTGttattccttccttctttcttatTCCCTTCATTCCCTCCTGTTTTCTTACCTTTTTCTACTTCCCTTTTTACTCTTTGCTTCCCCTCTCCTTCCTTCATCTTatttcctttcctccttcctgttttctttctttcattggCAGGCATTTTACCTTCTTTGGTTCTTTTCCAATTGCcgatcatttacattttttccctccttcctcccttcctgattcctccctccctccctccctcattccttccttcctcattccttccttcctccctccctcattccttcctcccttccttcctttcttccttccttcctcccttccttcctcatTCCTTCCCTTCCTGATTCCTTACTTCCTTCCtcattcctttcttccttccttcctcattcctttcttccttccttccttccacattccttccttcctccctctctagctccctccctcattcctccctcccttccttcctgattcctttcttccttctttccttcctcccttccttcctttcttcctgattccttccttcctccctcccttcctcatTCCTTCCGTCCGTCCTTCCtcattcctttcttccttccttccttctttccttcctttcttcctgattccttccttcctccctccctcattccttcctcccttccttccttattTCCTTCCtgattccttccttcctcccttccacATTTCTTCCTCCCTagctccctcccttcctccctttctATAATGTTTCACCatatcagtttttttcttttatacttCCTCTTTTATCTTCCTCTTTATGCAGACATGtaaaacacatgcacattcatcctccttgcaaaacaagCATGACATTGTCCCGTGTGAAGCAGCTTTCAGTACATCCAGTTCACATAAACCCATCGTTTTCTAAggactgttattaaatcacagATTTatcacaaatacaaaaacattaaaaagtggTTTTATTCCGACTGACACGCGAGTCCAGCTCCTCTCTGCTCGTTAGCATGGAAATCTATGCTAATGAATGCAGCGCAGAATCTTCCAGAATGTTTTAATGTGTCACCTCAGAGTGGAGGAGTTGACGTGTTAATgaagagaccacacacacac includes:
- the adat2 gene encoding tRNA-specific adenosine deaminase 2, whose amino-acid sequence is MGTEEGRKADSAKSFYPSEEEIERWMASAFDMAKDALENGEVPVGCLMVYDDQVVGKGRNEVNETKNATRHAEMVALDQLRDWCRHGNLDASSVCERTALYVTVEPCIMCAAALRLLNIPVVVYGCRNERFGGCGSVLDVSSADLPQTGTTFKCVSGHRAEEAVEMLKTFYKQENPNAPKPKTRKD